The DNA window GCTCAGGAGTTTTGACTGAGCTTTTCCCAGTATCAGGGGTTTTGGGAGGGGTTGTGCCCTTCACATCCAGCCCAGGAGACATGGGTACACTTGGTTCTGGCTCCATGTCAGCCTTGAATTCGGGAGTGCCATTTGTAGTTGGTTTAGGCCCAGGAGAAATTAGTTTAGGATCCGGAGTTTTGGGCTCAGGTGTTGGGCTCACAGCGGGTTTCTGTTCAGGAGTGCCAATTTTAGCTGGTGTGGGTTCAGGAGTAGGTGATACTGCTGGTTTGGCATCTGGAGTAACGGCTGGTTTTGCATCAGGAGTTGGTGTTACTGCTTTAGGGGTTGGACTTGGAATCGTTGGTTTCGGGTCAGGTGTCACAGGCTGCTTGGGTTCCGGTGATGGGCTCAAGGTCGGTTTAGTTTCAGGTGGTGGAGAGATGGTCATTTTGGGTTCAAGTGCAGTAGCTGGTTTGGGTTCAGGTGTTGGTGTGACCGCAGACTTGGGTTCAGGTTCAGGCGTTACTGCTGATTTGGGTTCAGGAGAAGGAGGTGGAGGGGCAGTCGACTTGGCCACAGGTGTTGGTTTCAGATCAGTGGTTGGTGCTGGTTTTGGAGGGGAGGGGGCTTTCTTTGACTCTGGAACTTGGTTGGGAACGGCTTTGACATCAGGGGCAGCAGAGGAACTCAGTACATCAGAATCTGCAATGGCAGCCGTTGGGGCATCAGTGTCACTGTCAAGCGGGAGCCCAGTGGTATTAAATCCCACTCCAGAGTCACTGGTCTCCATGTTCCTCTCTTGAAGGCTTGGTTCTTTAGTAGACACCTCCAAACCCTGAGGAACATAAGCAGGACTTAAAGAGTTCTCAGAGCATTTTCACAAGATTCAACATCATTTATAGAGAGAAAATTCTTGGGGctgagatatatagatatatctaGTGATTGAAATGTCTTTTAGCTTTCTGGTGCTCACCTTAATGCTGACTTCTGTGCTCTGTGATTTCTCAGTGATGTCTTCTTTCTGTGACAGGGCTGGGGCTTCCTCATTCTGACGGGTACAGGCATCTTTGACAACCTGCAGAAAATATGAGCAAAGTGCTTAGTGATTAAAACTTTACTTAGCAATTTACCTTTACTTAGCACTTAATGCAATGACACTAGTATATTTCCAAATAAGTCCAAAATACTGTATACACAAAATTTTTATCTTCATATTTTGGTGGTAATATAGGTGGTAAATACCTGTCTGAAGGCATCTCCCTCCACTTTGCCTGCATTCTGGGCTTTCTCCTCAATGGCTCTGGCCTTTGCTGCACGTTTGCGTATCTTCACCAAACATGAAACTAAGCACACCAAGAGCAGCAGCACCAACAATGCCACCAGAGCAATGATGGCAATGTAGAGTTTAGGAAGCCTGTACGCTGAGAGAGGAAAATACACAGTAAGTCCAAAACTTTAAAGTTAAATGAACAATTTATGTGAGTGCGCATATTCGTTTCAGTCTTACTCGCCCTGTGTCCACTTAAGAAATCTACGAACTCCGTTTTCTTGTCAGATATCTTCCTTTAATCTTGACttactgataaataaaatgaataaagtaaaacaatcaAATTATAATCCTAAAGCTCAAATATCACGGTTTATGTTTAACGGGATGAATACACTCCATGTTCAGGTATGTACCATATCTTGCCATCTGTATGTTCATGGTTGTCTTTTGTCAGCTCAACTGCATAGTCATTTCGGATGAGATTGTTCATGAAAGATGTATACTCGGTATGGATTTCTGGATTTCTGAtgaatttcctttttaaattcaGAGCCCATTGTTCAGCCACCACACATTTGTTTAGCTGACTCATCATTTTCATAAACTGGTGGTCTTCTTTGGACATTTCAATTTGATCATCAACTTTTCCTGCTTCAGGGAAATCCTGCTTAAACTGTTGTTGCTGCAAGTCTACTGATATGCGATTCACATACACTGGAACACACTTTCCTTTTCCTGTGACGTCATTACTGTTCCTAAGAGATCCACTGACTGTCCAGCCCAACTTAGTTCTTACAGCAAAAGGTCAATTGTCTTTACTACTAATAACTTGCCAAGGCTCCATGACTTCAGGTACATTTGCTCCTATTAACAATCCAACTTCTGCCTTGATGCTAGGGAAACAAATGTCCTTACAATATGGCCATCTCTCCAAATCTTTTTTGCTGTTAAATGTTGCTCTTGTCTGGAAGTTTGATAAACTGATCACCATCTAGATTTCTAATCTCCAACCCAGACACTATGTGAGTTTGACTTGTTTTTCATCAGGAGTATATCAGTCTTTCTTCCATTCACTTCTACTTCCATTCCATTCAGTTTGGACATCAGTGCTTCTGTACAGAAAGTGTCAGATCTTCCAGGGTCAAGAAATGAATATGTTTTGACAAGATGTGTACCTTTTGTAGTCTTAACTTGAATGGGAACTTCATCTTAACTTCAGTAGTGCACTTGTAACAGATTGTCTTTCACAGATATCTGTTTTGTCTTCTGGAAAGCATGCAGTTTCCTTTGGCTTCATATGCAGTATTGTTGGATGAGGCAAAGAGCATTCCCTGCAGCTCATTCTGTTACTGCATTGTTTGCTCATGTGTCCATGtttaaaacatctgaaacaCAAGCCTTTCCTGCGAAAAAATTTTCTCCTGGTGCGTCTTACTTCTCAGCCTCTTGCATGACTCCAGGTTGTGTTGCAGTCCTTTACAAAAGACACATGGCTTCTTCTGGCTGTCAGCATGTGTATTTTGAGATCTTTGAAAGGAAAGTTTGTCATCATTTTCAGCCTTTTTGTCCATCGGTACAGCACTAGTCATAAAGACCCTTTTTGTTACAGCCTTTTTGTAAATGCTTGATTTTACATGTAACTTAGCTTGTTCTTTAGCTGTTGGACTTTCCTTTATGTCTCCGAACACTGGATGCAAAGAAATCCTTGCTTGCTTGTTATTTAATTCTCTTGAATTTCACATGCTAGCAATTCTCCAGAGGATCTCCTTGGAAAATGGGTATCTCAATCGAAGGAAGCATGGACATTTTCTGATGTATCACATCTTCATTTGGTGTTATGCTACCTGATTCAAGATCTATTTCCTTACTACTGAAGACTGGCCACTCTCATACTGCGTTATAACTTTAACCTTTGCATCTGATGCTGCTACGGCAACTTCTAACTCAGCCTTTAGTTCGGCCTCTCGTCTTTCAATAGCTTGTTTCTTCTTCAGAGACGCATGTTTAACAAGCAGTGCAGCTCTTTCTGCTTCAGCAGATATACGTGCAGAAGAAGTTGTAAAAGCTGTAGACCTGCCTCCTACTGACCCATGTTTCTTATGCTTCTTTCTTGAAGTTACCGACACCGAAGAAATGCTGTCATCAGGATTTATTTCCAAATCACACTGTACTGCTTCTTCAGCATTTTCTGCAACATGTTTCAT is part of the Puntigrus tetrazona isolate hp1 chromosome 16, ASM1883169v1, whole genome shotgun sequence genome and encodes:
- the si:dkeyp-77h1.4 gene encoding uncharacterized protein si:dkeyp-77h1.4, giving the protein MQGLRLLVLSVLFYSAFSATLKAQEMSQTLFFGEDFHIIMPADGADVTFRPSIVPGREKSLMSSGKVVDVRAKLNSASSHLILENVGESDEGVYTVTSNQNPDDVTRITLYVRDCSSEIIVRYGLDFHVSLHDILEPVRVGFRHSAVEANQTSLPADELLNADGTPKENYQDRVEIASQKFTLHAVTGADEGSYTFSDSIGKVQKKICLNVKAHQIFATLSYGGTLKINLHMNNTLARLLYIPQSDKHKYLIMENGELSLPPNVDLEGRLSLEDSLCLLTDVKASDAGVFSVTDHQGFLVSDVYLEIEPYRLPKLYIAIIALVALLVLLLLVCLVSCLVKIRKRAAKARAIEEKAQNAGKVEGDAFRQVVKDACTRQNEEAPALSQKEDITEKSQSTEVSIKGLEVSTKEPSLQERNMETSDSGVGFNTTGLPLDSDTDAPTAAIADSDVLSSSAAPDVKAVPNQVPESKKAPSPPKPAPTTDLKPTPVAKSTAPPPPSPEPKSAVTPEPEPKSAVTPTPEPKPATALEPKMTISPPPETKPTLSPSPEPKQPVTPDPKPTIPSPTPKAVTPTPDAKPAVTPDAKPAVSPTPEPTPAKIGTPEQKPAVSPTPEPKTPDPKLISPGPKPTTNGTPEFKADMEPEPSVPMSPGLDVKGTTPPKTPDTGKSSVKTPELISSGDSAATNDSAPPSSTDGAATN